Genomic window (Dyadobacter fanqingshengii):
ACCACGAAATGGCAACGACCATGTTGGAGACTGCGTATTCCAAAATCAATGACCAGCCAATGATCCACGCAAATAATTCACCAAAGGCTACATAAGCATACGTGTATGCACTACCGGAGACGGGCACGGTGCTTGCGAACTGCGCGTAAGACAAAGCCGTAAAAACGCACGCTATGGCCGTAAAAATGAATAATAACGATACAGCCGGACCACCATTATAACTTGCAACTCCGATCGTACTGAAGATCCCTGCTCCCACAATGGCCGCTATTCCGAGAGAAACCAGGTCCCTGACTCCGAGTATTTTGGCTAACCCGCCATTTTCCGCAGAATTGGCATCTCTAAGGATTTGATCAACTGTTTTTTTACGAAAGAGAGAAGAATTTTGTTTCATGCAGGAGCTGATTTGGCAAAGTCTCAGTATGTAATAAGTTGGCTAAAATAACGATATTCTCAACGCATCTACCCAACTGTTGATATTTTGTTCAATAAATCACAAATTTTCCGTAGAAAATTCTTCTGGGTGAAATCAAACGGGAAAACAATGTGTTTGAGACCATATAATTACTTAATTTTCCGACTGGCAACCCCACCACATTCCATGAAAAAAATCACTACGCTACTTGTCCTTATGCTGCTTTCTGCCAGGATGTTGGACGCTCAGGACATTAAAGCTTACACTACGGCGCAGGCGCATTCCCACAATGATTATGAAAGAAAAGGCGCTTTCCAGGACGCTTACGATCAGCAGTTCGGCTCCCTCGAAGCGGACCTTTTTCTGGTAAATGACACACTGTTCGTGGCGCATAACCTGAAAGAAATCAGCTCAAAAAGAACATTAAATTCGCTTTACATTCAGCCGATCCTGGCAAGCGTCGAGAAGAACGGCGGGAGCATTTATTCACAAAAGGACGTTCCGCTTCAATTTCTGATCGACCTGAAAACCGGGGCGGCGGAGACACTCGCTGCATTGGTCAAAGAACTGGAACCGCATAAGCATATTTTCGCGCCAGCCGGGACGATCATGATTGTAGTAAGTGGCAACACGCCAGATCCCACCCATTTTGAAAAATATCCCGACTTCATTTTTTTCGATGGCCGGCCAGAGATCACTTACACGCCCGATCAGCTCAAACGTGTAGGCCTGATCAGTCAGGGATTTGGTAAATACTCAAAATGGAACGGCGAAGGCCCTTTGCCCGAAAAGGAAAAGAAGACGATCCAGAAAGTGATCAAGCAAACGCATGACCTTGGCAAAAAAATGAGGTTGTGGGCTACGCCAGACAACATTAACTCCTGGAAGATCATGATGTCCCTCGGTGTGGATTATCTGAACACCGACAAAGTGAAGGAAATGGGCGATTATCTGAGAACTGCGCCGCGCTAGCAATTCCGGGTAAATTTTAAAATGCTTTTACATTTTTCAATGTTATAACCTGTCCTCCCATGTCATCCGAACAAAACGCGTCCCACGGCGCTTCGGCACCCGCCGCTGCGCTCAAAAAAGTTTTGAAACCAATACATCTTTGGGCGATCGCCGTGGGGCTGGTGATTTCCGGTGAATATTTCGGATGGAATTATGGCTGGGGCGTTTCAGGCACGATAGGATTTCTTATAGCGACGCTGCTGGTGACACTGATGTATGTCACTTTTATTTTCAGTTTCACAGAGCTTACCACTTCAATTCCGCAAGCGGGCGGACCATTTTCATACGCTCAGCGCGCTTTTGGCTGGTTTGGGGGGCTCATTGCCGGCTATGCTACACTCGTTGAATTTTTGGTAACACCACCGGCTATTGCCTTTGCGCTGGGCAGTTACTCCCATTTTCTTTATCCTTCACTGGAAGTGCTGGATGTTGCTTTTGCGTGTTATGTGATTTTTATATTAATTAATCTGCTGGGCATCAAGGAATCTGCAATGTTCTCACTTGTGGTAACATTGCTGGCTGTTGGAGAGCTGCTTATTTATATCGGAATTGTTGCGCCGCATTTTTCGTACGAAACCTTTGTAACCGAGCCTATGCCATTCGGCTGGCCCGGTGTTTTCGCCGCATTACCATTTGCAATCTGGTTTTATCTGGCCATTGAAGGCGTTGCCATGGTGGCCGAAGAAGTGGAGGATCCCAAACGGACCATTTCACGGGGATACATTTACGGGATCTTAACGTTGGTTGTGCTGGCACTTGCCGTCATGATTTTTACCGGCGGCGTGGCACACTGGCGGCTTTTAAGTGAGATTGATTATCCCCTGCCAGCTGCGCTCGGCATCGTCCTGGGACGAGATAACAGCCTTACCCAGCTGTTCGCCAGCCTGGGATTGTTCGGACTGATTGCTTCTTTTCACGGAACGATCATCGGTTATTCGCGACAAATTTATGCGCTGGCCAGGGCCGGTTTGCTGCCTTCATTTTTAGGAAATGTGAATAGCCGATTCCAAACGCCGCACTGGGCGCTGATCGGCGGAGGAATTGTCGGTTGCGTTGCATTAAAACTGGGCACCACAGACCAGGTTATCATTCTCGCCGCATTGGGAGCGGTTGTCATGTACATGATCAGTATGGTCGCCCTTTTTGAGCTTCGCCGCAAAGAGCCCGGCCTCGAACGCCCCTTTACCGTCCCAGTCTACCCCTACTTTCCACTCATAGCGCTCATCTTATCGACCGTCTGCCTCATTGCGATCGTCTATTACAACATCATGCTAAGCGTCTGGTTCTTTGCTGGCCTTATATTAGTTACCATACTCTACATGGCAACCGGCAGGCACAAAGTCACCGGGGACAACGAGATCACGGCAGGCAACGCAAAAGTATAACGCCGAGATAGTTTCTACCGGTTACTAAATTGTTTTTTAAAAAATGGTCTTAATTCCCAACTAATTCGTACATTAATCTGAATTTTTTACTCAACGATAAGCTGAAATTTGCAACTTTTGAAAACACTAACATTGTCCCTGTTCGCCAACCCTGATTTTTCAGAGCATGGGATCGAATTTTAAAATCCAGAATGAATATTTTAATTGTTGAGGACGACCTAATTGTAGCAAAACATCTTCAATATTTACTCAACGGCTTCGGCTATGACGCAAATGACGTGGCAACGGATTACAGCACGGCTGTCGAACTGCTCAATAGCAAGGTTTTCCATCTTGCCGTTTTGGATATTAGCCTGAATGGTTACCAAACCGGGATCGATCTGGCACATCATATCCGCGAAAATTTCAAGATTCCTTTTCTCTTTCTTTCCAGTCATGAAGACATTGCAATCGTAAATGCGGCCTTGCAGGCATCTCCGCACGCTTTCCTTCAAAAGCCTTGCCAAAAAATCACGGTATATACGGCGGTTAAGCTGGCTTTGAAAAATTATCGTCTTGCCGCTTTGGCGGGAGAATCCGATCAGGAGGATAAACAAGATTCCACTGTTATCAAAGATGCGCTCTTCATCAAAGAAAAGCATATGTTTACCAAAATCCTGCTGGCGGACATCCTTTACATTCGCAGTGACGACAATTATCTGGAACTGCATACCAAGAAAAAGAAGTACACCATCCGCGAAACATTGAAAAATATGCTTCAGCAACTTCCGGCTAATTACTTCTTCCGGGTTCACAAGTCATTTATCATCAATCTCAATGCCATAACATCGATCAATTACATTCATGTGATGATCAATGAAATTGAAATTCCGATCACAAATGACAACCGGAATGAACTCCTGAGCCGGGTCAAAACTTTTTCGTGAAAAGCACCTAAAGAACTTTAAACCAGACACTCCCATTTCCAACATTCACCCCGGAAATTGGTTATTTCACCACATTATTTTGTCTGTCATCCAACTACGAATTATTATTACAGCACGTAAAATCCTCTTCTATTTTAAAACAGTGTTCTTGTGATAGCTGCCTGAGCTTCAACATTTAAAGAAAAAAAATTAGAAGCTCAGGCATCCATTTCAATCCCAGGGACGTAAATACTATAAAATGATTTATTTGCATAAATCCGAGTTTTATACACACAGATATTAACCATACCAGACCTAGACTAAATCATTACCATTAGTACTTTTTTATTTTAATATCGTTGAGAATAATTAGACATCCCCGGGATACATTCCCTGGGATGTTTTGTTTTTAATAGAGCAGATATTTCTTGCGCATATCTTTATAATCTCCCAAGCCGGGCTCCCAGCTTTTCCTGATCTCTTCTTCGGAAGCACCCGCAATGATCTGTTTTTTCAGATTTTCCGTGCCCGCCAGTTTATCAAAGCTTCCCATTTGCTTGCTCTGGCTCATATCAAAGAATTTGGCCTTGTCGGGATATGCTCGATACATTTCTATGATCCAGTTCAAATGCAGTTTTTCAGATTTTTGAAGTTTTGAAATATCATATTTCCGAAGGTCAATGCCGTAACAATCCTCATTCATGTGCAATGGCGTTTCGCTCATTCCTTTGATGCTTTTTGGCGTGAAAACGAAATCAAATTTTCCTTTGAGCAAAGGCGCACCAAGCACCGTAAACGGCATATAAGTGCCTCGCCCCTGGCTCACAATCGTGCCTTCAAACATGCATATATGCGGGTAAAGCATCACAGATTGTTGCGTATTCAGGTTGGGTGAAGGCATAACAGGCAATGTATAAGGCGTCTTGTGGTTATAGTTTGCCACTTTGACGATCTTCAATTTGCATTGCATTTTATTGGGCAGCCAGCCTTCGCCATTAATCATCTGCGCAAATTCTGCGATGGTCAAACCGTGTGCGATGGGGATTTTATACATGCCGATGCCTGAGCGCAAATGGTCTTCCAGGATAGGTCCGTCCACCAAAAACCCGTTCGGATTGGGGCGATCCAGGATCAGCATTTCCTTGTTGTTTTCCGCACAGGCCTCCATTACATGCCCTAATGTGTTAATGTACGTGTAGAAACGCGCCCCAACATCCTGAATATCAAATATCATCAGATCAATGCCTGCCATTTGCTCCTTGGATGGCTTTTTTTGTTTGCCGTAAAGTGAAATGGCCGGGATGCCCGTTTTTGGATCAACACTGTCGCTTACTTTATCGCCATTGCTGGCGGTCCCGCGGAACCCGTGTTCAGGGCCAAAGATCATTACAATGTTCACTCCCAGCGCAACCAGACTATCGACGATCGGCGCTTTACCAATAATGGACGTCTGATTCACCAGAATCCCGATCTTCTTCCCTTTCAGATAATCCAGATATTCCGAAACCTGATCCGCACCCGTCACCGGCAACTTGGCCGGCGCTATTGTGTTTTTGCCGACATTCAGGGAATCGCCCTCGGTTATTGCGGGATTTTTTTGCGAGGAGGAATTAACGCAATTGCTGAACAGGCAAATGCACAGTGTGAGGTTTACTAATGTGGAAAATGGTTTCATTGGATTTAGGATTGATTTAAAATAAACGCATTTGCCCGGCACGCATAAATTGGGTTGTATCGAGTGCGGGCAGCGCTACATCTTTAAAATATTTGCGGCAGGCATGCGCGTGCAGTTGCCTGATGTTCTCTGCGAAATTCCCCTCTCCCACCATTCTGTATCCAAAACGCGAGTCGTTCAGATTTCCGCCGTGGCATTCTGCAATCTGGTTCAGCACTTTTGCGGCCCGGTCGGGGAAATGGTGATGGATCCATTCTTCAAACAAAGTGGAAATTGCACCATTGAGTCTCACAACCGTATAATTGGCCCATAAAGCTCCGTTTTCAGCCGCTGCCTGCACAATGGCTGGAATTTCGTGATCATTTAACCCTGGAATTATGGGAGCCGTCATTACGCCCATAGGCACGCCCGCGTCATGCATTGCCTTTACGACCTGCAATCTTCGTTGTCCCGTGACAGTCCGTGGTTCGAGCGCACTGCGAAGGTCCTCATTTAAAGATGTGATGGAAATGGCTCCATGCACGAGATTCAGCTTGGCAAGCTTTTCGAGCACATCCAAATCCCTCAGCACCAAAGCATTTTTGGTCAAAACACTTACCGGGTTCCGATAGCGCAGACAAATTTCGAGCATTTGCCTCGTCAGTCTGTATTTCTTTTCCCCTGGCTGATAACAATCAGTGTTTCCAGAAAAATGAATGACCCTAGGCTCCCAGTTTTTTGAATTAAAAAGTTTTTCAAGCAACTGCGGAGCATTTTTCTTGACAACGATCTTCGTCTCAAAATCCAGGCCGGCAGAATATCCCCAATATTCATGGGAATTGCGCGCATAACAATAAATGCAACCGTGTTCGCAGCCCCGGTAAGGGTTAATCGAGTGAAAATGACCCAGATCCGGACTATCCGTGACGCTGAGCAATGTTTTGGAATGTTCCTCGATAAACTGCGTTTTCGGATTTACAGCCGGTTCTTCCCATTGCTGCCAATCCTCCGATGTGTATTCTATTTCATGCTTAAAAAATCTGTTGCGGGTGTTGATAGCAGCCCCACGGCCACGAGCCCTGTTGTCCATTGTTTGTTGATGATTGCATGTTGATGAAGTGTTAAGTTGTTGGTGTGTGTTATAAAATTACTTTATATACCGAAAGTCCTCGTCTCCTTTCAAAGACAGCAAGACATCATACATGAGTTGGATTACGTTTTTGACATCCTCTTTATGAACCATTTCCACGGTCGTATGCATGTATTTCAGTGGAAGGGAAATCAATGCCGAGGCGATGCCTTCGGTTGAGTAAGCAAATGAGTCCGTGTCTGTTCCCGTTGAACGGCTTACTGCCTGGCGCTGGAACGGGATCTTTTTCTCATCGGCAATGCGGATGAGCAGGTCGCGTACATTGTTCTGCACAGCCGGCCCGTAGCAGATAACCGGTCCGCCACCACTTTTCAGGTCGCCTTGCTCCTTCTTGTTGTACATCGGCGACTGCGTATCGTGCGTAACGTCCGTAACAATGGCCAGATTTGGTTTCAAACGGCGCGAGATCATTTCCGCGCCGCGCAGGCCAATTTCCTCCTGCACCGCATTCACAACATATAATGTAAAGGGCAACCGCACATTGTTCTCATGCAGCATACGCGCCACCTCGGCGATCATAAAACCGCCCATTCTGTTGTCCAGCGCGCGTCCGAGGTAATATTTTTCATTCAGCTCGTCGAGTCCGTCTGCAAATGTGGCAACCGTTCCTACATGAATGCCCATTTCCAGCACTTCGTCTTTTTTAGACGCGCCGACATCGATAAACAATTCATGAACCTTAGGCACCTGATCCTTTGCGATATCCCGAACGTGTATTGCGGGCCAGCCGAAAACGCCTTTTACAACGCCTTTCGCTGTGTGTAAATTCACCCGCATGGAAGGCGCAATGATCGCATCCGAACCTCCGTTGCGGCGTACGTGAATGTAACCGTCGTCGGTAATGTAGTTGACAAACCACGAAATTTCATCGGAATGTGCTTCAATTACAACCTTGTAATCCTGGCCTCCGCCAATCACCCCGACAGCCGTTCCGTAGACGTCTATAATAGTCTCTTCAATGTAAGGCTTTATGTAGTCCAGCCATATTTGCTGACCGCTTGCTTCAAACCCGGTCGGCGATGCATTGTTCAGGTATTTATAAAGAAATTCTCTGCTTTGATCTGACATATTTTATCAAAATTACTTACTGAAATGCTGTTGAATAACGCCGTTTCTGGCGCAAACTATTGTCTTAAATAGCCCCAAAAGGCCCATAATCGCCGTTTTTTGAGATAATCCAAATCTCCCTGATGCTGATATGCTTCGCGCTCGAACGAAATGTGGAGATAGGCGAGATAATGTTTTTTGTACTGGATCAGGCGGACTAAATATTCGGCAAAATACCAAATATAAAAGACAATCAAACCCAATTCAAGCTGTTGTCGCAAATGGATTTGCTCGTGGTTGATCAGGAAGCGGCTGCAAGGTTTTTTTCTTACTAAAATGAAGGGAAACAACGCCATGCCCTCCACCCGAAGGAAGGAAACACTCAATAAGATCCCTTTGAATTTCATAGCGGCTATTCCTGATCCAAACCAATTTAAAACAAAAATGTTGGATTGCGAATGGTCAACATTCTGCAATCCAACATCCTATTTATGCCTTGCGAAATTACTCGCTGAACCTGCTGATATCCAGGACTTCGAATTCCATCAATCCCGCAGGAACCTTGATTTCGGTAGTGTCTCCAACTTTTTTCCCCAGCAAACCTTTTCCAATCGGCGATCCTACTGAGATCTTGCCCGATTTAAGGTCCGCTTCTTCTTCTGAAACCAAAGTGTATGTAACTTCCATTCCATTCTTACGGTTTTTGATCTTCACTTTGGAAAGCACCGCAACCTGCGAAGTATCAATCGACGACTCGTCGATAACCCGCGCATTTGACATGATCTCTTCAAGCTTGGCGATCTTCATTTCATGCATTCCCTGCGCATCCTTCGCCGCATCATACTCTGCATTCTCGCTCAAATCACCTTTATCCCGCGCTTCTGCAATCTGTTTTGCAATCTCCGTGCGGCCTTTTGTTTTCATATCATTCAGCTCATTCCTCAGCTTATTTAATCCTTCTTCCGTATAGTATGAAATTTTAGCCATGACCTTAAATTGGTTTACAAGTCTTTAAAATTTTGAAAATTTGATAAAAAAAAAGAACGGCTCTAAGACCGCTCTACAAGAGTAACAACACTCGTAGTAGAAGGCTAGAAGACCCTGTCTTTTCGGTTCGTATATGATTTCGTCTGGATCATAATTTTCTGTTAAGAACGACAAAAATAACAATATTTGTAAATGGTATCACCATTTTTTATCCAAAAGCGGTAACAATCTATGTCAACCCCATTAAGAATAATTTTCATGGGAACACCCGAATTTGCGGTCCCAAGTTTACAAAGTCTGGTCGAAAGCAATTCTAATGTAGTGGCTGTCATTACTGTGCCGGACAAGCCCGCAGGCCGTGGGCAAAAGCAAACCGCATCGCCGGTAAAACTATACGCAGAAGCCCGGGGCATCCCTGTTTTGCAGCCCGAAAAACTGAAAAATCCTGAGTTTCTGGAAGCGTTAAGGTCTTATAAAGCAGACTTGCAAGTGGTTGTAGCATTCCGTATGTTGCCAGAAGTGGTGTGGAGCATGCCGCCAAAGGGCACATTCAATTTACACAGTTCATTGTTGCCCCAGTATCGTGGTGCGGCGCCCATAAACTGGGCGATTATTAACGGAGAAAAGGAAACCGGCGTAACCACATTTTTTATAGAACAAGACATTGACACGGGGAAGATCATATACCAGGACAGAGAGCCGATCTACCCTCAAGACGACGCCGGTTCATTATACGAGCGCCTGATGGAAAAAGGCGCAAAACTGGTTGTTAGAACGGTTCAGGCAATAGCAGCAGGCAATTATCCGCAGGAACCACAGGAAGAGCCGGCGGAAATCCGTTCCGCTCCAAAAATTTTCCGCGAAACCTGCGAAATCGACTGGCATAAACCGGCGGAAGAAATTCACAACTTCATACGCGGACTATCACCTTACCCGGCCGCCTGGACGACCATTAACGGTCTTTCCTGCAAAATCTTCAAATCCAATGTTGTGGATTTCCCGGAAAGCGATATGCCCGGCCAATTCAGAACGGATGGCAAATCCTATCTCTATTTCCGAACCGGCAACGGCTGGCTTTCGATTGAAGTTTTACAATTGGAAGGCAAGAAGCGGATGGAGATCGGGGATTTTTTGAGGGGGAATAGGCTTTGATCGAATTTTTTAACAACGTACAATGCTCATATCAATCATCGTGGCCGTTTCGGAAAACGGCGTTATAGGAAAGGATAATCAATTACTCTGGCGATTGCCTGATGATTTGAAACGGTTTAAGCAGCTTACATTAGGCCATCCAATGATCATGGGCCGGAAAACTTTCGAATCCATTGGAAAACCATTGCCCGGGCGGACTTCCATCGTGATCACCAGTCAAAAGGATTTTAATGTAGAAGGCATTCTTGTTGCGCATTCGCTGGAAGAAGCGCTGCATATTGCCCGGGGAATCGAACAAACAGAAGCATTCATTATCGGCGGTGGGGAAATTTACAAGCAGGCTTTGCCCCTGGCCGACCGGCTTTATGTTACCGAAGTCGAAACCGTCATGGACGGCGATACGCTTTTCGAGATTACAGACCGCGGCGCATGGACTGAGTCCGAACGGATTGTGCATGAAGCGGATGAGCGACATAAATGGAAATTTGCATTCGTAAATTACATTAAACAAAAATTTTAATAAGTACCTTTGGCATATAACCCACAGTGACTATCAGCACAATGCAAGTTTTAGAAGAAAAAACAGCACTATCACCTGTCATCGAGGTACTTTCAGAGACATTTGAAATTCCTCAGCTAAATAAAAAGCGTCGTGTTCATGTGCTTTTGCCACATGATTATTACGAAAAGCCGGAACAGCGTTATCCGGTGCTATATATGACGGATGCGCAAAATCTATTTGGAGACGGCTCACCTTACGGAAACTGGGAAATTGACAAAAGCCTGGCACTGCTGGCAGAGCAAAATAAAGCAGATGTGATCATTGTTGCCATCGATCATGGCGAAGAAGAGCGGATCAATGAATTTTCTCCTTATGATAACCCGCGTCTCGGTAAGGGTTTGGGCTCACTTTTCCTTCGTTTCGTTGTTGAAACACTCAAAAAGCATGTTGACGCAAATTACCGCACAAAGCCGGACAGGCTCAATACAGGCATGGGCGGAAGTTCAGTGGGTGGGTTATTGAGTGCCTATGCAGCATTAATGTTCCCGCAGGTTTTTGGTAGGCTGATGATTTTCTCGCCCTCACTATGGATTTCACAAAAGGTTTATTTTGACGCCATTCACTTCTTCGAGCCTTTTGAAACGCGGATTTATTTATATGCCGGTGGAAAAGAAGGTGCTAACATGCTTCCTAACTTCGAAAAGTTTCATAAAACGCTTGAAAATCAAGGATTCGGTTACAAACGTGTGAAAATTAAAAGTTCGATTGATCCGGAGGGTGAACATACCGAAACGCAATGGAGCAAGGAATTTCCAATTGCGCTGAAATGGTTGTTTTTTGAAGAATAATTACTTGACAACATTATAAAAGAAGAGGGAGAGCAGCGTTAAGCCAGCTCTCCCTCTTCATTATAATCAATGTCCGTTTACAAAATATACTGGCTCAAATCCCTGTTTTTCACCAAAGCAGAAAGTTTTTCAGAAACCAGATCCGCCGTGACTACAATGTGAGAATCCGCGCCGATGACGTCTGGAATGTCAAACATAAAGTCATTCAGTAACAGGCTCATCACAGTTTGCAAACGACGAGCTCCAATGTTCTCCACTTCGCTGTTCACTTCAAAAGCGATCCGTGCAATTTCCCGAAGCGCGCCGTCTTCAAATTCCAGCTCAACGCCTTCCGACTCCATCATGGCCACATACTGCTTGGTAAGGGCGTTTTTAGGCGTTTTCAGGATCTGGTAAAAATCAGATTCGGTCAGGCTGCTCAATTCCACGCGGATCGGGAACCGTCCTTGTAACTCGGGAATCAGGTCCGATGGTTTTGCAACGTGGAATGCGCCTGCTGCAACGAACAGAATGTGGTCCGTGTTAATAACGCCGTGCTTGGTATTTACCGCGCTTCCTTCCACGATCGGAAGCAAGTCGCGCTGCACGCCTTCGCGGCTCACGTCCGGGCCGCTGCCTCCACCCGATCTGCTGGACGCCACTTTGTCAATTTCATCAATAAAAATGATTCCCAGGTTTTCGGCTTTTTTGATCGCCTCCATCTTCACCTCATCCATATCGATCAGCTTGGAAGCTTCTTCGTCCAACAGGATTTTTCTGGCTTCCTCCACGGTCACTTTACGTTTTTTACCCCGGCGCGGCATCATGTTACCAATCATTTCCTGAATGTTCATCATGGAAACATCGTCCATAGCGCCGCCGATCATGCCTACATTAGGCGCTTGATTTTGCTGCACTTCAATGTCGATCTTGCGGCTGTCAAGCTCCCCGTTTCTGATCTTTTCGCGGAAACGTTCTCTTGTACGCTGGTTCAGTTCGGCATCATCCTCAGGCATCACTTCGTTCGTATTGTTATCTGCTTTTATTTTAACGGAACTCGAACCATGAACCGGCGGGATAAGTGCATCCAGGATAATGTCTTCAACAGCCTGCTCGGCTTTGAGCTTCACTTCTTCCTTTTTCTGGGTTCTTACCATGCCTACTGCTTGTTCCACCAGATCACGGACCATGCTTTCCACATCGCGTCCCACGTAACCCACTTCCGTAAATTTGGAAGCTTCTACTTTTACAAATGGCGCATCCGCAATTTTAGCCAGCCTGCGTGCAATTTCCGTTTTACCGACGCCCGTCGCGCCGATCATTAATATATTGTTTGGAATAATTTCCTTTTGTATGTCCTCGGGACTATTCATTCGCCTCCACCGGTTTCTTAATGCAATAGCAACATTGCGCTTTGCGTCATTTTGTCCGATGATGTACTGGTCAAGCTCGAAAACGATCTGACGTGGGGTTAGGCGATTTAAGTGTTCAGTCATTGTGATTTATATCAATACGTAATTTATTGTTGGTTTCTTTCTAAAAATGCTTCGTTATTAAATATGGCTGTAAAGAATTATGCCGGTACAAAATGTCATGCTACCTTTGTTTTCTCTTCATGTTTCTGTATAAAAGATTTGTTTACAATATGAAAAAAATCCTGCAAGCCCTTAACCTTGTCTTTGCAACCACATCATTCCTTTTTGCTCAAAAGCCAGCCGATAACGACTTTGTCGACCTTGTGAACC
Coding sequences:
- a CDS encoding LytR/AlgR family response regulator transcription factor: MNILIVEDDLIVAKHLQYLLNGFGYDANDVATDYSTAVELLNSKVFHLAVLDISLNGYQTGIDLAHHIRENFKIPFLFLSSHEDIAIVNAALQASPHAFLQKPCQKITVYTAVKLALKNYRLAALAGESDQEDKQDSTVIKDALFIKEKHMFTKILLADILYIRSDDNYLELHTKKKKYTIRETLKNMLQQLPANYFFRVHKSFIINLNAITSINYIHVMINEIEIPITNDNRNELLSRVKTFS
- a CDS encoding M42 family metallopeptidase encodes the protein MSDQSREFLYKYLNNASPTGFEASGQQIWLDYIKPYIEETIIDVYGTAVGVIGGGQDYKVVIEAHSDEISWFVNYITDDGYIHVRRNGGSDAIIAPSMRVNLHTAKGVVKGVFGWPAIHVRDIAKDQVPKVHELFIDVGASKKDEVLEMGIHVGTVATFADGLDELNEKYYLGRALDNRMGGFMIAEVARMLHENNVRLPFTLYVVNAVQEEIGLRGAEMISRRLKPNLAIVTDVTHDTQSPMYNKKEQGDLKSGGGPVICYGPAVQNNVRDLLIRIADEKKIPFQRQAVSRSTGTDTDSFAYSTEGIASALISLPLKYMHTTVEMVHKEDVKNVIQLMYDVLLSLKGDEDFRYIK
- the greA gene encoding transcription elongation factor GreA, yielding MAKISYYTEEGLNKLRNELNDMKTKGRTEIAKQIAEARDKGDLSENAEYDAAKDAQGMHEMKIAKLEEIMSNARVIDESSIDTSQVAVLSKVKIKNRKNGMEVTYTLVSEEEADLKSGKISVGSPIGKGLLGKKVGDTTEIKVPAGLMEFEVLDISRFSE
- a CDS encoding PA0069 family radical SAM protein, which encodes MDNRARGRGAAINTRNRFFKHEIEYTSEDWQQWEEPAVNPKTQFIEEHSKTLLSVTDSPDLGHFHSINPYRGCEHGCIYCYARNSHEYWGYSAGLDFETKIVVKKNAPQLLEKLFNSKNWEPRVIHFSGNTDCYQPGEKKYRLTRQMLEICLRYRNPVSVLTKNALVLRDLDVLEKLAKLNLVHGAISITSLNEDLRSALEPRTVTGQRRLQVVKAMHDAGVPMGVMTAPIIPGLNDHEIPAIVQAAAENGALWANYTVVRLNGAISTLFEEWIHHHFPDRAAKVLNQIAECHGGNLNDSRFGYRMVGEGNFAENIRQLHAHACRKYFKDVALPALDTTQFMRAGQMRLF
- the fmt gene encoding methionyl-tRNA formyltransferase encodes the protein MSTPLRIIFMGTPEFAVPSLQSLVESNSNVVAVITVPDKPAGRGQKQTASPVKLYAEARGIPVLQPEKLKNPEFLEALRSYKADLQVVVAFRMLPEVVWSMPPKGTFNLHSSLLPQYRGAAPINWAIINGEKETGVTTFFIEQDIDTGKIIYQDREPIYPQDDAGSLYERLMEKGAKLVVRTVQAIAAGNYPQEPQEEPAEIRSAPKIFRETCEIDWHKPAEEIHNFIRGLSPYPAAWTTINGLSCKIFKSNVVDFPESDMPGQFRTDGKSYLYFRTGNGWLSIEVLQLEGKKRMEIGDFLRGNRL
- the eat gene encoding ethanolamine permease, with the protein product MSSEQNASHGASAPAAALKKVLKPIHLWAIAVGLVISGEYFGWNYGWGVSGTIGFLIATLLVTLMYVTFIFSFTELTTSIPQAGGPFSYAQRAFGWFGGLIAGYATLVEFLVTPPAIAFALGSYSHFLYPSLEVLDVAFACYVIFILINLLGIKESAMFSLVVTLLAVGELLIYIGIVAPHFSYETFVTEPMPFGWPGVFAALPFAIWFYLAIEGVAMVAEEVEDPKRTISRGYIYGILTLVVLALAVMIFTGGVAHWRLLSEIDYPLPAALGIVLGRDNSLTQLFASLGLFGLIASFHGTIIGYSRQIYALARAGLLPSFLGNVNSRFQTPHWALIGGGIVGCVALKLGTTDQVIILAALGAVVMYMISMVALFELRRKEPGLERPFTVPVYPYFPLIALILSTVCLIAIVYYNIMLSVWFFAGLILVTILYMATGRHKVTGDNEITAGNAKV
- a CDS encoding phosphatidylinositol-specific phospholipase C/glycerophosphodiester phosphodiesterase family protein, whose translation is MKKITTLLVLMLLSARMLDAQDIKAYTTAQAHSHNDYERKGAFQDAYDQQFGSLEADLFLVNDTLFVAHNLKEISSKRTLNSLYIQPILASVEKNGGSIYSQKDVPLQFLIDLKTGAAETLAALVKELEPHKHIFAPAGTIMIVVSGNTPDPTHFEKYPDFIFFDGRPEITYTPDQLKRVGLISQGFGKYSKWNGEGPLPEKEKKTIQKVIKQTHDLGKKMRLWATPDNINSWKIMMSLGVDYLNTDKVKEMGDYLRTAPR
- a CDS encoding exo-beta-N-acetylmuramidase NamZ family protein, whose amino-acid sequence is MKPFSTLVNLTLCICLFSNCVNSSSQKNPAITEGDSLNVGKNTIAPAKLPVTGADQVSEYLDYLKGKKIGILVNQTSIIGKAPIVDSLVALGVNIVMIFGPEHGFRGTASNGDKVSDSVDPKTGIPAISLYGKQKKPSKEQMAGIDLMIFDIQDVGARFYTYINTLGHVMEACAENNKEMLILDRPNPNGFLVDGPILEDHLRSGIGMYKIPIAHGLTIAEFAQMINGEGWLPNKMQCKLKIVKVANYNHKTPYTLPVMPSPNLNTQQSVMLYPHICMFEGTIVSQGRGTYMPFTVLGAPLLKGKFDFVFTPKSIKGMSETPLHMNEDCYGIDLRKYDISKLQKSEKLHLNWIIEMYRAYPDKAKFFDMSQSKQMGSFDKLAGTENLKKQIIAGASEEEIRKSWEPGLGDYKDMRKKYLLY